The sequence CAGACCATAGCGCACCGAATTGCTCTCCATACTGCACGCACCCCCCAGGGTATCGTGACGACCACAGGTATCGTTCAGCACCGTCATCAGTACATTGCCCGCATTGGACAGCAATTGCGTCCCCGCCGTGATAAAGATATTCCCCTGGCGCACCACTGTATCCGGCGCACTGTAGCGCTCCGAGGTATCGGCGGCATTGTAAATCAGGGTGTCCACCGCCTGATTCCCCTCCACATCCACAATCCGTAAAATTTGCCCCTTGTGCACCACCTTCGACCAGGGCTGGCGGGCAGGCAATTCGTAGTCGTAAATCGCCTGGGTGGGGTCAAGGGTGGGGGTCGCCATCGTCATCGTCGCCATCGTTTTCATGCCTCCTGAAAAAAAGTTACTGCAAACATTAGTACAAAAAATTACATTCCCTAGAGGGCGTAATGGGGAGCCAGCGGTCGTTGCCGCCACCAGGTATCCGTGTTGATAAATCCCCGCACCACCTCCTCGTTCGCCGTGCGACAGGGGTCATCAGCCGCCGGTTCCGGGGAACGCCACACCGTCAGTTGGATGGGTTGCGGTCGGTACACCGTATCCGGGTGCAGGACATGGGGACAGTTGGCAATCACCACCAGCACATTCATTTCCGCCCGCAAATCCACATAAGCACCGGGTTTAGCCGCCCCGGCATCGTACTGCAAATCCCCCGTCGGTGTCACCGTCACCCGGCTAAAGAAATTCACATTCGGCATCAAATCCCGGCGGGACATCCCCCACTTGCCCAACGCCCGCAGAAACTGATCCTGGGCACTGTGAAAATCCTGGCGACCCTGAATCTCCGTGCCCGTTCCCCCATGCCCGTACTTGGCTCGATTGGTCGCCGCCGTACTGCAACCGCAGATCAGGTCATGACCGTTGGACGTATCCGCCGTGATGGAAAACAAAATCCGCCCCATGTCCGAGTACAGCACCATCCCCTGGCGCAAAAAGGCGTTGAACTGGATTTTGGCTGTATCCGCCACATTCAAGCGCTCCATCGGGCGGTCAGCGTTATAGCCAATCATCGCCACTCCCTGCGACCCCCCCAAATCCGTAATCCGCAGGGTCTGCCAGCGGGGAATCACCCCATGCCAATAGCCTCCCCCCGGCACCTTCTCCGACCAAACCACCAATTCCGGGCGAATGTCCGTTTCTGCCACCGTTGCCACCATGACACCTACCTCCTTGACTGGGTTACTCAACGACGAAGCCCCGGAGATAACGCAACTTAGCCTGTCTCCCAGACTAATCGCACAACCTCCCGGGCTTTTATCCCGCCGTGTAACCGCACCCACCAAGGCAACGGTCTGCTTCTCTCGGACCAGCCACAGTAGTCAACGCCACTGCCGGAACCCTAGAAGCTCTCCTAATTGGCTTATGACCCTATCCTAATCCTCCCCCTGTAAAAAACAGTTGCTTTTGCTACTTTTTACAAAAATTTACAATCTTTTTCTTGGGGATTGTTCCTATGTATGCCCACAGATTTCCGCCTCAAAAAGTGTATCTCAAGATACTGTTTTCCCTGATTTGCTTTGGGGATGCTTAAGGCGATACAGGGAGCGTTGACGTTGGGGGTGAAATCATCACGATTTCCCACTCCCTTCACTGGTGATGAACAGTTGGGTTCTAGTTCGTTTTTCGGGAGTTTACGGGTGGCATGAAATGGAAATCTCACGCTTGGAATGGGTTGTTGTTTGTGTTGGCAATGATGCTAGCCGTCAGTTGTGTTCCTCCGAAGGTGCAAAGTGAAAGTCCGGTGGTGCGCCTGGGTTTTAGTGCCTGGCCGGGCTGGTTTCCCTGGCAAGTCGCCCAGGAAAAAGCGATTTTTACCACCAAAAATGTGCAGGTAGATTTGAAGTGGTTTGATAGCTATTTGGACTCAATTAATGCCCTCACAGCCCAACAATTGGAAGCGAATTCCCAGACCCTTAATGACACGATTAGCGCCGTAGCCGGTGGTGCGGATCAGGTGATTGTTTTGGTGAATGATAATTCGACGGGAAATGACAAAATCATCGTCCGGGAAGGCATTAATACCATTGCGGATTTGAAGGGGAAAAAAGTAGCCGCCGAAGAGGGAACAGTGGATCATTTTCTCCTGCTTTTGGGGATGGAAAAAGCGGGATTAAAACCCTCGGATATTACGTTTGTGCCCTTGGAAACCGGGAAAGCCGCCACCGCCTTTGTCGCCGGACAGGTGGATGCGGTGGGGGTGTTTGCGCCGTTTACCACCCAAGCCTTGAAACGTCCGGGCAGTAAGGAATTATTTAGTTCCAAGGATTTTCCGGGGGCGATTTCTGACCATTTGGTGTTTACCCGGAGCTTTGTGAATGAGCATCCCGAACAGGTGCAGGCGCTGGTGGATGCCTGGTTTGCGACGACGAAATTTTTGGAAACTAATCCCGAAGAAGCCATTGCCATTATGGCGAAAAAAGCCAATGTTTCGGTGGAGGAATACAAACAATATGCGGCGGGTACCCGGATTTTTACGGTGCAGGAAAATATCGCCGCTTTTCAACCTGGTAATGATATGTCCTCGTTGCCTTTTGCGGCTCAGAAAATCAGTGCCTTTTTAACCCAAGTCGGTTTAGCGAAAACCCAACCGGATTTGAGCAAATTGTTTGACGACCGGTTTGTGAAAGCCTATGCCGCCCGTGCCCAAGCCCAAATGTCCCCCGTTCCAGTGACTTCCCATGACCGATCCCCAACGTTCCCAGCCCCTGCGTGACCAGTTACAGCCCCGGCAGTTGCGCCCGTCGGTGTTTTGGCGGATTGCTGAGGACATTCCCCGCCGGTTGTACTGGCGGTTGGTCACCCTCTCCATCTTGTTTCCCCTGGTGGCGTGGGGCTTGGTGACCTGGATCAAAGCCGTTGACCCGACGTTTTTGCCCTCGCCGGGACAGGTGGTGCAGGCGGCGGTTCGCCTGGGGCGTTCGGGGGAGTTGTGGCGGGATACCTGGGCAAGTGTGGGGCGGGTGGGGGTGGGGTTTGCGCTCTCGGCGTTGGTGGCGATTCCGGTGGGACTGCTGATGGGAAGTTTTGCCAGTATCCGGGCGTTGTTGGAACCCCTGTTTGGGTTGATGCGCTATATGCCGGCGCCAGCGTTTATTCCCCTGTTGATTTTGTATCAGGGGGTGGGGGAAGAACCAAAGGTGACGCTGATTTTTATTGGTACGTTTTTTTTCAATGCGTTGATGGTGATGGATACGGTGAAATTTGTGCCGAAGGAGTTAATTGAAACCACGTTTATGCTGGGAGGAAATCGGATGGCGACGGTGATGCAGGTGATTTTTCCCCATGTCCTGCCGGGGGTTTTGGATGCCTGTCGGATCAATTTGGCGGCGGCTTGGCAGTTGGTGATTGTGGCGGAATTGGTAGCGGCGACGGAGGGGTTGGGGCGACGGATTAGTTTGGCGGGCAGATTTTTGCGGACGGATGAAATTTTTGTAGGGATTATCGTGATTGGATTGATCGGGTTGGGGTTGGATTTGTTGTTTCAATATCTGGTGCGGTTGACCAGTCCTTGGGCGGATGCGAAATGAGTTGTTTCTATGACCAATTGGGAGGTGCATTCATGTTTTTACAGGTGCGACAGTTGACGAAACATTTCCCGACTAAGCGGGGGACGTTGGTGGCGTTGGAGGATATTAATTTCTCGATGACCGCCGGGGAGTTTGTCTGTGCGGTGGGGGCTTCCGGTTCTGGTAAATCTACTCTCCTGCGGCAGATTGCGGGGTTGGATCAGCCGACCCGTGGGGGGGTGTGGATTGATGGACAGAGGGTGACGGGACCGGGGGCGGACCGGGGGATCGTCTTTCAGCATTACTCCCTGTACCCCTGGATGACGGTGCAGGAGAATGTGGAATTTGGGTTGAAATTGCACGGGATTCCCCCCCGGGTGCGGCGGGAACAGGCGCAGTACTACCTGGAGGTGGTGGGATTGACGGCGTTTGCCCAGGCGTTGCCCCGGCAGTTGTCTGGGGGGATGAAACAGCGGGTGGCGATTGCCCGGGCGTTGGCGGCGGAACCCCGGATTTTGTTGCTGGATGAACCGTTTGGGGCGTTGGATTTGCACACCCGGGAAACCATGCACGAATTTATGGTGCAACTGTGGCAGCGCACCCGTCTCACGGTGTTTATGATCACCCACGATGTGGAGGAGGCGGTGTTTTTGGCGAATCGGATTTTGGCGTTGAGTGCTCACCCGGGGCGCATCTGTCGGGAGATGCAGGTGGAATTGCCGGATCGGAGTTTGGGGGTGATGGCAATCAAACGCCATCCGGCTTTTCATGACTACCGGGATGAATTGGTGCGGCTGTTGCGGCAACAGGGACGGGCGGATGCGCCTACCCCAGCGTTGGTGGCTTAGGGTAATCCTGCCAGGTTAGAAGTGTTGAATCCTGCAACAAAGGTTCGTAAATTTGGGGCAGGTAAAACGCTTTATGATGACAAATCTTTTCGTTATCAATGAGAATCTGGCTCTCAAATGGTAATGGTTTTCGTTGTCAGACTAGATGCACATTCTGGTGCAAACCCTCAAAATCTCCTCAAAATCTTAGGATTCGACACTTCTGCTTCTAAGTAACTTATGATCTCAAGCCTCGATTTGCCATCCTTGCGTCAGGCGTACAGCACGGGGCAGGTGACCCCGGTTGACGTTGTCGAAACGGTGTACGAACGGATTGAACGGTATGCTGACCCGGCGGTGTGGATTTATTTAGCACCTAAGGAGGAGAGTTTACGGCGGGCGCAGGCGTTGACCAAAACCGAACCGAGCCAGTTGCCCCTGTACGGTATTCCCTTTGCCATCAAGGACAATATCGATTGGGCGGGGGTGCCCACGACGGCGGGGTGTCCCAGTTTTGCCTATGTGCCCCAACAGTCGGCGACGGTGGTGAACCGGTTAATCTTCGCCGGGGCAATCCCCATCGGGAAAACCAATTTGGATCAGTTTGCGACGGGGTTGGTGGGCACCCGTTCTCCCTACGGCATTTGCCGCAATCCCTTTCACCCGGAGTACATTCCGGGGGGGTCGAGTTCCGGGTCGGCGGTGGCGGTGGCGGCGGGGCTGGTGAGTTTTAGTTTGGGGACGGATACGGCGGGTTCCGGGCGGGTGCCTGCGGCGTTTAACCAGATTGTGGGCTTGAAACCCACCCGGGGTTATCTCAGTACCCAGGGGGTGGTGCCCGCCGTGCGGAGTCTGGATTGTGTGTCCATCTTTGCCCTCACCTGCCGGGATGTCCAGGCGATTCTCCGGGTAGCCGCTGGGTTTGACCCGCTTGACCCCTTTTCCCGGTCGCCCCAGTGGACGGAGCAACCGCCGGGTCTGCGGGTGGGGGTGCCGCCGAGGGAACAGTTGGAATTTTTTGGCAATGAGGCGGCGGCAAAGAATTACCAGCAGGCGTTGACCCGGTTGGCGGCGCTGGGGTGTACTTTAGTTGAAATCAATCTAACGCCGTTTTTGACAGCGGGTGACTTGCTGTACGAGGGGGCGTGGTTAGCGGAGCGGACGGCGGCGGTGGGGGAATTTCTCCGCCAGACCCAAGCGGGGGTTGACCCGGTGGTGCGGCAAATTATCCTGGCGGGTGAGGCGATTTCCGGGGTGCGGGTGTTCCAGGATATGTACCGTTTGGCGGCGCTGAAACGGAAAACGGAAATGCAATGGGCGCAGATGGATATGCTGGTTCTGCCCACCACCGGGACGATTTACCGGGTAACAGAAGTGCTGGCTGAACCCATCGCCCTGAATCGCCATTTGGGACGGTACACCAACTTTGTCAATCTCCTCGACCTGTGTGCCTTGGCAGTACCGAGCGGCAGGCAACCCAACGGTCTCCCGACCGGCATCACCCTCATGGCTCCGGCGGGGCGGGATCAATGGCTGTGCTACTGGGGGCAACGGTATCAAGCGGCGTTGGGGGGAATGTTGGGAGCCACCGGGATTGCTTATGGGGAGGTGTCCCCATGACCGAACCCTACCGCTTGGCGGTCGTCGGTGCCCATTTGACCGGACAACCCCTGAACTATCAACTCCAGGAATTACAGGCTCGGTGCCTGCGTACCTGTACCACCGCACCCCTCTATCGTCTGTACGCCCTTTTTGGGGGGGAAATACCCAAACCCGGTCTGGTGCGCCAAAGGGCAGGGCAACCGGGCTATGCCATTGAGGTGGAAGTCTGGGCTTTGTCGGCTGGTGGTTTTGGGCACTTTGTGGCGCAAATTCCCTCGCCCCTGGGGATTGGCACGCTCATTTTAGAGGACGGGGAAACGGTCAAGGGCTTTGTGTGTGAGTCGTTTGCGGTGGCGGATGCCCTGGATATTTCCCACTACGGCGGTTGGCGGGCGTATCTGGCGGCGCAGGCGAGAAAAAATTCCTCAGAACCCCTAGACAAATCCAGAGATTCAGTCTAAGATTTTAGATCGTGTCGCTAATCCACTGACCCGGTTGACCCTGGAACAGTGGGGGATACTGCATCCCTTAGTCATGTGCGGGGGATGTAAGTCTCGGGGCGATCAAACTAGAGCTTGGTGCGGTGCAGAGGTTCGGCAGTCTCGGGTTTTCCGCTGGGAAATGCGGTCGAGCCTGTGGCGTTTATTTCGTTGTGGAGGCCAGTCGTGGCATTGGGAATCCTGGGAACCAAGTTGGGCATGACCCAGCTTTTTGATGAAACGGGCAAGGCGGTGCCGGTGACGGTGGTGCAGGCGGGGCCCTGTACGGTGACGCAGTTGAAAACCACAGCCACGGATGGCTACGATGCGGTGCAACTGGGGTTTGGGGTGACCCGGGAAAAGACCTTGAGCAAGCCGGAGCGGGGACATTTACAAAAGGCGAACGCCCCGTGGGTCAAGCATCTGCGGGAATACCGGTTGGACAATCCCAGCCAGTACCAGGTGGGTCAGCAGATCACGGTGGAATTATTCCAGCCGGGGCAACGGGTGGACGTGGTGGGCACCAGCATTGGGCGGGGCTTTGCCGGGTATCAACGGCGGCACCATTTTGGGCGGGGGCCGATGGCGCACGGTTCCAAAAATCACTGCCAGCCCGGTTCGATTGGGGCGGGTACCACCCCGGGGCGGGTCTATCCGGGGAAACGCATGGCGGGACAGATGGGCAACCAGCGGGTGACAATCAAAGATTTGCGCGTCTTTAAGATTGACCCGGAGCGTCATCTGATCCTGATTCGGGGGTCGGTGCCGGGGAAACCGGGTGCCTTGGTGAGTGTCACCCCCGCCAAACTTGTGGGCGCAAAGGGGTAAATCATGGTGGCATTAGCGGTCAAAAATTGGCAAGGGGAAACCAGCGGCGAAGCGCCCTTGGAACTGCGGGTGGCGAAACCGGAAACGGCGAACCACATCCTGCATCGGGCGGTGGTGCGGCAGTTAGCCCATGCCCGGCAAGGGACAGCCTGTACCAAAACCCGCTCGGAGGTCAGCGGGGGTGGACGCAAACCCTGGCGACAAAAGGGCACGGGGCGGGCACGGGCGGGTTCCAATCGGTCGCCTTTGTGGCGGGGTGGGGGGGTGATTTTTGGTCCCAAACCCCGGGATTACGAGTTGAAAATGAACCGGAAAGAACGCCGGTTGGCCCTGCGCACCGCCTTGATGAACCGGGCCGAGCAAACCATTGTGGTGGAAGAATTTACGGAGCAATTGCCCCGCCCCAAAACCAAGGAGATGGTACAAGCCCTGAGCCGGTGGGGGGCTGACCCGGAAGCCAAAATTCTGTTGATCGTGCCGGAGATTACGGAAACCCTGGGGTTATCGGTGCGGAATTTGCCCCGGTTGACCCTATTGCGGGCGGATCAATTAAATGTGTGGGACATTCTCCATGCGGACACTCTGGTGGTGACGGTGGGGGCTTTGCAAAAAATTCAGGAGGTGTACGGGGATGGGTCGGATCACCACGCTTAAACCCCGCCAGGATGACCCCCGTCGGTTGGTGGACTGCATTATCCGCCCCTTGGTGACGGAGAAGGCGACCCGGTTGTTGGAACAAAACCAGTACACGTTTGCGGTGCGTCCCCAAGCCACCAAGCCGGAGATCAAGGCGGCGATTGAACTGCTGTTTGACGTGAAGGTGGTGGCGGTGAATACCCTGCACCCGGCGGAGCGCCGGAAACGGGTGGGGCGGTTTGCGGGGCAAAAACCCCACTACAAGAAGGCCATGGTGACCCTGGCCGCGGGTGACAAAATTGTGCTATTCCCGGAGGTGTAGGAGCGACCTATGGCTTTACGTATTTATCGTCCGTTAACGCCAGGCACCCGGGAACGCTCGGTTGCAGATTTTGCGGAAATTACCAAAACCAAACCGGAAAAATCCCTGGTCACCCACCACCATTCCCCCAAGGGGCGCAACAACCGGGGGGTGATCACCACTCGCCATCGGGGCGGCGGCCACAAGCAGTTGTACCGGCTCGTGGATTTTCGGCGGGACAAACGGGGGATTCCGGCCAAAGTGGCGGCGATTGAGTACGACCCCAACCGCAACGCCCGTTTAGCCCTACTCCATTACCGGGATGGGGAAAAACGCTACATTTTGCATCCCCGCAAGCTGGCGGTGGGAGCGACGGTGATTGCTGGCCCGGATGCCCCGATTGAGATTGGCAATGCCCTGCCCCTGAGCAACATCCCTTTGGGGACGGAGGTGCATAACGTGGAATTGGTGCCCGGTAAGGGGGGGCAGATGGTGCGTTCAGCGGGTGCCAGTGCCCAGGTGGTGGCCAAGGAGGGGGATTTTGTCGCCCTGAAATTGCCCTCTGGGGAGGTGCGCCTGTTCCGGCGGGAAGGCTATGCCACCATCGGGCAGGTGGGGAATGTGGAACACAACAACATCACCCTGGGGAAAGCGGGGCGCAAACGCTGGCTGGGTCGTCGTCCCGAGGTGCGTGGTTCGGTGATGAACCCGGTGGATCACCCCCACGGGGGCGGGGAAGGGCGGGCACCCATTGGCCGCAGTGGCCCGGTCACCCCCTGGGGCAAACCGGCCTTGGGGCAGAAAACCCGCAAGCGCCATAAACCCAGCGATAAATTGATTATCCGTCGTCGGAAAGGGAGGAACTAGCCATGCCCCGGTCATTGAAAAAAGGGCCGTTTGTGGCCGACCACCTGCTCACCAAAATTGAAAAGCTGAACGAGCGCAATGAGAAGCAGGTGATCAAAACCTGGTCCCGGGCATCCACGATTGTGCCGGAGATGATCGGGCATACCATTGCGGTCTATAACGGCAAACAGCACGTCCCCGTGTACGTCACCGACCAGATGGTGGGGCATAAATTGGGGGAATTTGCCCCGACCCGCACCTTCAAGGGGCACACCAAAAGTGACAAGAAAGCCAAACGCTAGGAGGAGGACATGGTGATTGCCACGGAAGGCCCGGAAGTGCGTGCTGTATTGCGTTTTACCCGTTTAGCGCCCAACAAGGTGCGGCGGGTGTTGGATCAGATTCGGGGGCGTACGTACCGGGAAGCCCTGATGATCCTGGAATT comes from Synechococcus sp. C9 and encodes:
- the rplB gene encoding 50S ribosomal protein L2; amino-acid sequence: MALRIYRPLTPGTRERSVADFAEITKTKPEKSLVTHHHSPKGRNNRGVITTRHRGGGHKQLYRLVDFRRDKRGIPAKVAAIEYDPNRNARLALLHYRDGEKRYILHPRKLAVGATVIAGPDAPIEIGNALPLSNIPLGTEVHNVELVPGKGGQMVRSAGASAQVVAKEGDFVALKLPSGEVRLFRREGYATIGQVGNVEHNNITLGKAGRKRWLGRRPEVRGSVMNPVDHPHGGGEGRAPIGRSGPVTPWGKPALGQKTRKRHKPSDKLIIRRRKGRN
- a CDS encoding ABC transporter substrate-binding protein, with translation MKWKSHAWNGLLFVLAMMLAVSCVPPKVQSESPVVRLGFSAWPGWFPWQVAQEKAIFTTKNVQVDLKWFDSYLDSINALTAQQLEANSQTLNDTISAVAGGADQVIVLVNDNSTGNDKIIVREGINTIADLKGKKVAAEEGTVDHFLLLLGMEKAGLKPSDITFVPLETGKAATAFVAGQVDAVGVFAPFTTQALKRPGSKELFSSKDFPGAISDHLVFTRSFVNEHPEQVQALVDAWFATTKFLETNPEEAIAIMAKKANVSVEEYKQYAAGTRIFTVQENIAAFQPGNDMSSLPFAAQKISAFLTQVGLAKTQPDLSKLFDDRFVKAYAARAQAQMSPVPVTSHDRSPTFPAPA
- the atzF gene encoding allophanate hydrolase, whose amino-acid sequence is MISSLDLPSLRQAYSTGQVTPVDVVETVYERIERYADPAVWIYLAPKEESLRRAQALTKTEPSQLPLYGIPFAIKDNIDWAGVPTTAGCPSFAYVPQQSATVVNRLIFAGAIPIGKTNLDQFATGLVGTRSPYGICRNPFHPEYIPGGSSSGSAVAVAAGLVSFSLGTDTAGSGRVPAAFNQIVGLKPTRGYLSTQGVVPAVRSLDCVSIFALTCRDVQAILRVAAGFDPLDPFSRSPQWTEQPPGLRVGVPPREQLEFFGNEAAAKNYQQALTRLAALGCTLVEINLTPFLTAGDLLYEGAWLAERTAAVGEFLRQTQAGVDPVVRQIILAGEAISGVRVFQDMYRLAALKRKTEMQWAQMDMLVLPTTGTIYRVTEVLAEPIALNRHLGRYTNFVNLLDLCALAVPSGRQPNGLPTGITLMAPAGRDQWLCYWGQRYQAALGGMLGATGIAYGEVSP
- the rpsS gene encoding 30S ribosomal protein S19 — protein: MPRSLKKGPFVADHLLTKIEKLNERNEKQVIKTWSRASTIVPEMIGHTIAVYNGKQHVPVYVTDQMVGHKLGEFAPTRTFKGHTKSDKKAKR
- the rplC gene encoding 50S ribosomal protein L3 translates to MALGILGTKLGMTQLFDETGKAVPVTVVQAGPCTVTQLKTTATDGYDAVQLGFGVTREKTLSKPERGHLQKANAPWVKHLREYRLDNPSQYQVGQQITVELFQPGQRVDVVGTSIGRGFAGYQRRHHFGRGPMAHGSKNHCQPGSIGAGTTPGRVYPGKRMAGQMGNQRVTIKDLRVFKIDPERHLILIRGSVPGKPGALVSVTPAKLVGAKG
- the rplD gene encoding 50S ribosomal protein L4, whose amino-acid sequence is MVALAVKNWQGETSGEAPLELRVAKPETANHILHRAVVRQLAHARQGTACTKTRSEVSGGGRKPWRQKGTGRARAGSNRSPLWRGGGVIFGPKPRDYELKMNRKERRLALRTALMNRAEQTIVVEEFTEQLPRPKTKEMVQALSRWGADPEAKILLIVPEITETLGLSVRNLPRLTLLRADQLNVWDILHADTLVVTVGALQKIQEVYGDGSDHHA
- a CDS encoding ABC transporter permease encodes the protein MTDPQRSQPLRDQLQPRQLRPSVFWRIAEDIPRRLYWRLVTLSILFPLVAWGLVTWIKAVDPTFLPSPGQVVQAAVRLGRSGELWRDTWASVGRVGVGFALSALVAIPVGLLMGSFASIRALLEPLFGLMRYMPAPAFIPLLILYQGVGEEPKVTLIFIGTFFFNALMVMDTVKFVPKELIETTFMLGGNRMATVMQVIFPHVLPGVLDACRINLAAAWQLVIVAELVAATEGLGRRISLAGRFLRTDEIFVGIIVIGLIGLGLDLLFQYLVRLTSPWADAK
- a CDS encoding ABC transporter ATP-binding protein; this translates as MFLQVRQLTKHFPTKRGTLVALEDINFSMTAGEFVCAVGASGSGKSTLLRQIAGLDQPTRGGVWIDGQRVTGPGADRGIVFQHYSLYPWMTVQENVEFGLKLHGIPPRVRREQAQYYLEVVGLTAFAQALPRQLSGGMKQRVAIARALAAEPRILLLDEPFGALDLHTRETMHEFMVQLWQRTRLTVFMITHDVEEAVFLANRILALSAHPGRICREMQVELPDRSLGVMAIKRHPAFHDYRDELVRLLRQQGRADAPTPALVA
- a CDS encoding urea amidolyase associated protein UAAP2, translated to MKTMATMTMATPTLDPTQAIYDYELPARQPWSKVVHKGQILRIVDVEGNQAVDTLIYNAADTSERYSAPDTVVRQGNIFITAGTQLLSNAGNVLMTVLNDTCGRHDTLGGACSMESNSVRYGLHKKHLHACVENYLLELSQYGMNKRDLVSNINFFMNVPVAADGTLEIVDGISEAGKYVDLRAEMDVLVLISNCPQINNPCNAYHPTPVRLLIWDAAG
- a CDS encoding 50S ribosomal protein L23: MGRITTLKPRQDDPRRLVDCIIRPLVTEKATRLLEQNQYTFAVRPQATKPEIKAAIELLFDVKVVAVNTLHPAERRKRVGRFAGQKPHYKKAMVTLAAGDKIVLFPEV
- a CDS encoding urea amidolyase associated protein UAAP1; amino-acid sequence: MVATVAETDIRPELVVWSEKVPGGGYWHGVIPRWQTLRITDLGGSQGVAMIGYNADRPMERLNVADTAKIQFNAFLRQGMVLYSDMGRILFSITADTSNGHDLICGCSTAATNRAKYGHGGTGTEIQGRQDFHSAQDQFLRALGKWGMSRRDLMPNVNFFSRVTVTPTGDLQYDAGAAKPGAYVDLRAEMNVLVVIANCPHVLHPDTVYRPQPIQLTVWRSPEPAADDPCRTANEEVVRGFINTDTWWRQRPLAPHYAL